The genomic stretch CGATAGCTTTCCTTAGGCGTGTTTAGCCCCGGATATGACAATGACATATTCTCCCTTTGGATTTGATTTTTCAATTATGCCCGCGACCTCGATTGCGCTATTGAGTATTTTTTCTTCATGCATCTTGCTTATTTCACGGATGACGCAGACTTCGCGCTCGGCAAAAATCTCAGCTACTTCGATTATCGTCTTTTTTATTCGGTGAACCGATTCATATATAACTATGGTGTGAGGATATTCACTTATCTCCAACAACCGAGATCGCCTCTTTCCCTTTTTGACCGGCAAAAATCCCTCAAAGAAAAATCGGTCGGTCGGCAATCCCGAAGCAGTCAAAGCCGGAATCAAAGCCGTCGCGCCCGGTAATGCCTCTACCGAAATTCCTTCATCGATTGCGGCCTTAACGATGCGAAAAGCCGGGTCCGAAATTCCCGGACTACCGCCATCGGATATCACAGCCACCGACTTACCTTCTTTCAGGATTTCTAATATCTTCGGAATCCGGCGAATTTCATTATGCTCAAAATAGCTGATTTTTTTGGCCTTGATTCCGAAATGTGCCAGAAGCTGGCCGCTGCGCCGGGTATCTTCGCATGCCACCAGAACAACATTTTTCAAAACTTCCAGTGCCCGCAGGGTAATGTCCTGCATATTCCCAATCGGAGTTGGGACAAGATACA from Candidatus Zixiibacteriota bacterium encodes the following:
- the rsmI gene encoding 16S rRNA (cytidine(1402)-2'-O)-methyltransferase, whose amino-acid sequence is MIDFMDNNAMGILYLVPTPIGNMQDITLRALEVLKNVVLVACEDTRRSGQLLAHFGIKAKKISYFEHNEIRRIPKILEILKEGKSVAVISDGGSPGISDPAFRIVKAAIDEGISVEALPGATALIPALTASGLPTDRFFFEGFLPVKKGKRRSRLLEISEYPHTIVIYESVHRIKKTIIEVAEIFAEREVCVIREISKMHEEKILNSAIEVAGIIEKSNPKGEYVIVISGAKHA